Proteins encoded within one genomic window of Amorphus orientalis:
- a CDS encoding class I SAM-dependent methyltransferase, giving the protein MDASPDTNADQIAHWNGAGAGAWIEAQSTMDAMFAGLVPLLTETILAGFSGQVLDVGCGTGATSLAAARKLDGTGHCLGLDVSTPMVEMARARAAEVGLPASFVVGDAQIHPFEPDTFDHIVSRFGVMFFEDPVAAFANLRSGAKAGAALRFAAWRSPSENAFMTTATRAAKPYLPEQPAHDPDAPGQFAFADGDKVRRILTDAGWRDIEGRPIDVECRFPAADLDLFLTRLGPLGRYLGDMNEDTRAKVIETVRAAFEPFVHGDEIRYTAACWLVEARS; this is encoded by the coding sequence ATGGACGCATCACCCGACACGAACGCCGACCAGATCGCCCACTGGAACGGGGCTGGCGCCGGCGCCTGGATCGAAGCCCAGAGCACGATGGACGCCATGTTCGCAGGCCTCGTGCCCCTCCTGACCGAGACGATCCTGGCGGGCTTTTCCGGCCAGGTTCTGGATGTGGGCTGCGGCACCGGCGCCACGTCCCTTGCCGCCGCGCGGAAACTTGACGGCACGGGCCACTGTCTCGGTCTCGACGTCTCCACGCCGATGGTGGAGATGGCGCGCGCCCGCGCCGCCGAGGTCGGTCTCCCGGCGTCGTTCGTGGTCGGAGATGCCCAGATCCATCCATTCGAGCCCGACACGTTTGACCACATCGTGTCGCGCTTCGGCGTGATGTTCTTCGAGGATCCCGTCGCCGCCTTCGCCAATCTCCGGTCAGGCGCCAAAGCCGGCGCGGCGCTGCGCTTCGCCGCCTGGCGCAGCCCGTCGGAAAATGCCTTCATGACCACGGCGACCCGGGCCGCCAAGCCCTATCTGCCGGAACAGCCCGCGCACGATCCCGACGCACCCGGCCAGTTCGCCTTCGCCGACGGCGACAAGGTCCGCCGGATCCTGACGGACGCCGGCTGGCGCGATATCGAGGGCCGGCCGATCGACGTGGAGTGCCGCTTTCCGGCCGCCGATCTCGATCTCTTTCTCACCCGGCTCGGTCCGCTGGGCCGCTATCTCGGCGACATGAACGAGGACACCCGTGCCAAGGTCATCGAGACGGTCCGGGCGGCCTTCGAGCCCTTCGTCCACGGCGACGAGATCCGCTACACCGCGGCTTGCTGGCTGGTGGAGGCGAGGTCGTAA
- the hisA gene encoding 1-(5-phosphoribosyl)-5-[(5-phosphoribosylamino)methylideneamino]imidazole-4-carboxamide isomerase gives MILFPAIDLKDGACVRLLQGDMARATVFNDDPAAQAAAFADAGFEWLHIVDLNGAFAGKSVNTEPVEAILARVSIPVQLGGGIRDLAGIEAWLARGVTRVILGTAALRDPDLVLAACRAHPNRIAVGIDARGGRVAVEGWAETAETRAVDLARRFEDAGVAAIIYTDIARDGMLAGLNMDETLALADAVDIPVIASGGLNGMDDIERLASDGSARLAGAIAGRALYDGRLDPKAALERLKAADGGAIAAGGRLG, from the coding sequence GTGATCCTCTTCCCGGCAATCGATCTCAAGGACGGCGCCTGCGTCCGGCTGCTGCAGGGCGACATGGCGCGGGCGACCGTCTTCAACGACGATCCGGCCGCCCAGGCCGCCGCGTTTGCGGACGCCGGGTTCGAGTGGCTGCACATCGTCGACCTGAACGGCGCCTTTGCCGGCAAGAGCGTCAACACCGAACCCGTGGAAGCCATTCTCGCCCGGGTTTCCATTCCGGTGCAGCTGGGCGGCGGCATCCGCGATCTGGCCGGGATCGAGGCCTGGCTAGCCCGCGGGGTGACCCGCGTCATTCTCGGGACCGCGGCCCTGCGCGATCCGGATCTGGTGCTGGCGGCCTGCCGGGCCCATCCCAACCGGATCGCCGTCGGCATCGATGCCCGGGGCGGGCGCGTCGCGGTCGAGGGCTGGGCGGAAACGGCGGAGACCCGCGCGGTGGATCTGGCGCGCCGGTTCGAGGACGCCGGCGTGGCCGCGATCATCTACACCGACATCGCCCGCGACGGCATGCTGGCCGGCCTCAACATGGACGAGACGCTGGCGCTGGCCGATGCCGTCGACATTCCGGTGATCGCCTCCGGCGGCCTCAACGGCATGGACGACATCGAGCGGCTGGCCTCGGACGGGTCGGCCCGGCTGGCAGGCGCCATCGCCGGACGGGCGCTTTATGACGGACGGCTGGATCCGAAAGCCGCACTCGAGCGTCTCAAGGCGGCCGACGGCGGCGCAATTGCCGCCGGCGGGCGACTGGGCTAG
- the metF gene encoding methylenetetrahydrofolate reductase [NAD(P)H], protein MTETDLSHPKAGQPKISASFEFFPPKNAQMEETLWASIQRLEPLNPRFVSVTYGAGGSTRERTHRTVKRIIDETSLKPAAHLTCVGATREEVDEVIQDYWNAGIRHIVALRGDPPAGAGTAYEPHPGGYANGAELTAGIRRLADFEVSVSAYPERHPDSVDWDEDIDNLKRKADAGAARAITQFFFDNDLFEAYMERVAKAGVTLPVIPGILPVHSFPQVARFAGSCGASIPDTLEHRFEGLEDDPDTRRLVAAAVAAEQVLDLEQRGFTDFHFYTMNRAELVYALCHLLGMRGEEPVSEAA, encoded by the coding sequence ATGACCGAGACCGATCTCAGCCACCCCAAGGCCGGCCAGCCTAAGATTTCCGCCTCCTTCGAGTTCTTCCCGCCGAAGAACGCGCAGATGGAGGAGACTCTGTGGGCGTCGATCCAGCGGCTTGAACCCTTGAACCCGCGCTTCGTGTCGGTGACCTACGGTGCCGGTGGATCGACCCGCGAGCGGACCCACCGGACGGTGAAACGCATCATCGACGAGACCTCGCTCAAGCCGGCGGCGCATCTGACCTGCGTCGGTGCGACCCGGGAAGAGGTGGACGAGGTGATCCAGGACTACTGGAACGCCGGCATCCGCCACATCGTCGCGCTGCGCGGTGATCCGCCGGCCGGCGCCGGCACCGCCTACGAGCCCCATCCGGGCGGCTATGCCAACGGCGCCGAGCTGACCGCCGGAATCCGCCGCCTGGCCGATTTCGAGGTGTCCGTCTCCGCCTATCCGGAGCGCCATCCCGACAGCGTCGACTGGGACGAGGATATCGACAACCTGAAGCGCAAGGCCGACGCCGGTGCCGCCCGGGCGATCACCCAGTTCTTCTTCGACAACGATCTGTTCGAAGCCTACATGGAGCGGGTCGCCAAAGCCGGCGTGACGCTTCCGGTCATTCCGGGCATCCTGCCGGTGCACAGCTTCCCGCAGGTCGCCCGCTTCGCCGGCTCCTGCGGGGCGTCGATCCCCGACACGCTGGAGCACCGGTTCGAGGGGCTCGAGGACGATCCCGACACGCGCCGTCTGGTCGCTGCCGCCGTGGCCGCCGAGCAGGTGCTGGATCTGGAGCAGCGCGGGTTCACCGACTTCCACTTCTACACGATGAACCGAGCGGAGCTCGTCTACGCCCTGTGCCACCTTCTCGGCATGCGCGGCGAGGAGCCCGTTTCGGAGGCCGCCTGA
- the hisH gene encoding imidazole glycerol phosphate synthase subunit HisH: protein MNNVVIVDYGSGNLRSAAKAVERAATEASVEIDLKVTAAIDRVLEADRLILPGVGAFADCRRGLETEPDMIEAIRSVVEERAAPFLGICVGMQLMADRGLEYEITPGFGWIHGDVTRITPADPTLKIPHMGWNTLDVTGQHPILEGIPTGPEGWHAYFVHSYHMSPADPDDLIATTDYAGPITAIVGRDNVVGTQFHPEKSEKLGIRLLSNFLRWDP from the coding sequence GTGAACAACGTCGTCATCGTCGATTACGGCTCGGGCAATCTGCGCTCGGCGGCCAAGGCGGTGGAGCGTGCCGCGACCGAGGCCAGCGTCGAGATCGATCTCAAGGTCACGGCCGCCATCGACCGCGTTTTGGAGGCCGACCGGCTGATCCTGCCGGGCGTCGGCGCGTTCGCCGACTGCCGCCGCGGCCTGGAGACGGAACCCGATATGATCGAGGCGATCCGGTCCGTCGTGGAGGAGCGCGCCGCACCGTTTCTCGGCATCTGCGTCGGCATGCAGCTGATGGCCGACCGCGGGCTCGAATACGAGATCACGCCGGGCTTCGGCTGGATCCACGGCGACGTCACGCGCATCACGCCGGCCGACCCCACACTGAAGATTCCGCACATGGGCTGGAATACCCTCGACGTGACCGGGCAGCACCCGATCCTGGAGGGCATCCCGACCGGGCCTGAGGGATGGCACGCCTATTTCGTGCACTCCTACCACATGTCCCCTGCCGATCCGGACGACCTGATCGCGACCACGGACTATGCCGGGCCGATCACGGCAATCGTCGGTCGCGACAATGTGGTGGGGACCCAGTTCCACCCGGAAAAGAGCGAAAAGCTCGGCATCAGACTTCTCTCCAATTTCCTCAGGTGGGACCCGTGA
- the metH gene encoding methionine synthase translates to MALRRSDTFDTFRAAAADRILVLDGAMGTMIQDLKLEEKDFRGERFSDWPSDLKGNNDLLILTQGEAIKKIHRAYLEAGADIVATNTFSSTTIAQADYGMEELAVEMNKEGARLAREAADEVAAETGRPRFVAGAIGPTNRTASISPDVNDPGFRAVTFDDLAKAYGDAARGLVEGGADMILLETIFDTLNAKAAIFAFEGLFEELGYRLPVMISGTITDLSGRTLSGQTPTAFWHSVRHADPMTVGLNCALGAKELRGHIAELSGVADTLICAYPNAGLPNELGEYDESPEAMAAQLDEFARDGLVNVIGGCCGTTPAHISALAEVASIHKPRAVPEIAPMMRLSGLEPFTLTKDIPFVNVGERTNVTGSARFRKLIKEGDYPTALEVARDQVENGAQVIDVNMDEGLLDSEEAMVTFLNLVAAEPDIARVPVMVDSSKWTVIEAGLKCIQGKGIVNSISLKEGEEQFVEQAEKVRRYGAAVVVMAFDETGQADTYERKVEICQRSYKILTEKVGIAPQDIIFDPNIFAVATGIEEHNNYGNDFIEATGWIRENLPHAHISGGVSNLSFSFRGNEPVREAMHSVFLYHAIQKGMDMGIVNAGQLAVYDDLDAELRELCEDVVLNRRDDGTDRLLEAAERYKGEGGKKRVEDLAWRENEVEKRLEHALVHGITDYIDEDVEEARARAERPLHVIEGPLMAGMNVVGDLFGAGKMFLPQVVKSARVMKKAVAYLMPYMEEEKKRLGNTENSNAGKILLATVKGDVHDIGKNIVGVVLQCNNFEVIDLGVMVPSQKILETAKQENVDIIGLSGLITPSLDEMCSVAGELEREGFDVPLLIGGATTSKVHTAVKIHPNYNRGQAIYVTDASRAVGVCSKLMAANRNEYFDQIRSDYEKAAESYSRGQADKKRLPIEKARDKRVTPDWKAGQPKKPEFFGTKVFENYPLDKLVDYIDWTPFLAAWEIKGTYPMVLDDPKVGPAARALMDDAKVMLKQMVEEKWLSANGVIGFWPAGADGDDICIYEDEERTKKIATLHTLRQQIARDRERPNAALSDFIAPLDEGVPDYIGGFCVTAGLGEEEVAARFDKADDDYSKILSQSLADRLAEAFAEHMHQRVRREFWGYAPDEDLSPADLISEKYQGIRPAPGYPAQPDHTEKATLFELLDAEKATTVRLTESYAMWPASSVSGLYFARPESFYFGVGKIERDQIEDYAARKGWSVEEAERWLAPILNYQPGRIKEAAE, encoded by the coding sequence ATGGCGCTTCGCCGCAGCGACACCTTCGACACCTTCCGGGCCGCAGCCGCGGATCGCATCCTCGTGCTCGACGGTGCCATGGGGACGATGATCCAGGACCTCAAGCTCGAGGAAAAGGACTTCAGAGGCGAGCGCTTCAGCGACTGGCCCAGCGATCTAAAAGGCAACAACGACCTTCTGATCCTCACCCAGGGTGAGGCGATCAAGAAGATCCACCGCGCCTATCTGGAGGCCGGCGCCGACATCGTCGCCACCAACACCTTCTCCTCCACCACGATCGCCCAGGCCGATTACGGCATGGAAGAGCTCGCGGTCGAGATGAACAAGGAAGGCGCGCGGCTGGCCCGCGAGGCGGCCGACGAGGTCGCGGCGGAGACCGGACGCCCGCGCTTCGTCGCCGGCGCCATCGGCCCGACCAACCGGACCGCCTCGATCTCGCCGGACGTCAACGATCCCGGCTTCCGGGCGGTGACGTTCGACGATCTGGCCAAGGCCTATGGCGATGCCGCGCGCGGCCTCGTGGAAGGCGGCGCCGACATGATCCTCCTGGAGACGATCTTCGACACCTTGAACGCGAAGGCCGCGATCTTCGCCTTCGAAGGGCTGTTCGAGGAGCTGGGCTACCGGCTGCCGGTGATGATCTCCGGGACCATCACCGACCTGTCCGGCCGCACGCTCTCCGGCCAGACGCCGACCGCATTCTGGCATTCGGTGCGCCACGCCGATCCGATGACCGTGGGCCTCAACTGCGCCCTCGGCGCGAAGGAGCTGCGCGGCCACATCGCCGAGCTGTCCGGCGTCGCGGATACGCTGATCTGCGCCTATCCGAACGCGGGCCTGCCCAACGAACTCGGCGAATACGACGAGAGCCCGGAGGCCATGGCCGCCCAGCTCGACGAATTCGCCCGCGACGGGCTCGTCAACGTCATCGGCGGCTGCTGCGGGACCACGCCGGCGCACATTTCTGCGCTCGCCGAGGTGGCCTCGATCCACAAGCCGCGCGCCGTGCCCGAGATCGCGCCGATGATGCGGCTGTCGGGTCTCGAGCCGTTCACGCTGACCAAGGACATTCCGTTCGTGAACGTCGGCGAGCGGACCAACGTCACCGGCTCCGCCCGCTTCCGCAAGCTGATCAAGGAGGGCGACTACCCGACCGCGCTGGAGGTCGCCCGCGATCAGGTCGAGAACGGCGCCCAGGTGATCGACGTCAACATGGACGAGGGCCTGCTCGATTCCGAGGAGGCGATGGTCACGTTCCTGAACCTCGTCGCCGCCGAGCCGGACATCGCCCGGGTCCCGGTCATGGTCGACTCGTCCAAGTGGACGGTGATCGAGGCCGGCCTGAAGTGCATCCAGGGCAAGGGCATCGTGAACTCCATCTCGCTCAAGGAGGGCGAGGAGCAGTTCGTGGAGCAGGCGGAGAAGGTGCGCCGCTACGGCGCCGCCGTGGTCGTCATGGCCTTCGACGAGACCGGCCAGGCCGACACCTACGAGCGCAAGGTCGAGATCTGCCAGCGCTCCTACAAGATCCTGACCGAGAAGGTCGGCATCGCGCCCCAGGACATCATCTTCGATCCGAACATCTTCGCGGTGGCCACGGGCATCGAGGAGCACAACAACTACGGCAACGACTTCATCGAGGCGACCGGCTGGATCCGGGAGAACCTGCCGCACGCGCACATCTCCGGCGGCGTGTCGAACCTGTCGTTCTCCTTCCGCGGCAACGAGCCGGTGCGCGAGGCGATGCACTCGGTGTTCCTCTACCATGCCATCCAGAAGGGCATGGACATGGGCATCGTGAACGCCGGCCAGCTCGCCGTTTACGACGATCTCGACGCGGAACTGCGCGAGCTATGCGAGGACGTGGTCCTCAACCGGCGCGACGACGGGACCGACCGGCTTCTGGAAGCGGCCGAGCGCTACAAGGGCGAAGGCGGCAAGAAGCGGGTCGAGGATCTCGCCTGGCGCGAGAACGAGGTCGAGAAGCGGCTCGAACATGCCCTGGTCCACGGCATCACCGACTATATCGACGAGGACGTCGAGGAAGCGCGTGCCCGTGCCGAGCGCCCGCTCCACGTCATCGAAGGCCCGCTGATGGCCGGCATGAACGTGGTCGGCGACCTCTTCGGCGCCGGCAAGATGTTCCTGCCCCAGGTGGTGAAATCCGCCCGCGTCATGAAGAAGGCCGTCGCCTATCTCATGCCGTACATGGAGGAGGAGAAGAAGCGACTCGGAAACACCGAGAACTCCAACGCCGGCAAGATCCTCCTCGCCACGGTGAAGGGCGACGTCCACGACATCGGCAAGAACATCGTCGGCGTGGTTCTGCAGTGCAACAATTTCGAGGTGATCGACCTCGGCGTGATGGTTCCCTCCCAGAAGATCTTGGAGACGGCCAAGCAGGAGAACGTCGACATCATCGGTCTGTCCGGCCTGATCACGCCGTCCCTGGACGAGATGTGCTCGGTGGCCGGCGAACTGGAGCGCGAGGGCTTCGACGTGCCGCTTCTGATCGGCGGCGCGACGACCTCGAAGGTCCACACCGCCGTGAAGATCCATCCGAACTACAATCGCGGCCAGGCGATCTACGTCACCGACGCCTCGCGCGCCGTCGGCGTGTGCTCCAAGCTGATGGCGGCCAACCGCAACGAGTATTTCGACCAGATCCGCTCGGACTATGAAAAGGCGGCGGAGTCCTATTCGCGCGGCCAGGCCGACAAGAAGCGGCTGCCGATCGAGAAGGCCCGTGACAAGCGCGTGACCCCCGACTGGAAGGCCGGTCAGCCGAAAAAGCCGGAATTCTTCGGGACCAAGGTGTTCGAGAACTATCCGCTGGACAAGCTGGTCGACTACATCGACTGGACGCCGTTCCTGGCTGCCTGGGAGATCAAGGGGACCTATCCGATGGTCCTCGACGATCCGAAGGTCGGCCCGGCCGCCCGGGCGCTGATGGACGATGCCAAGGTCATGCTCAAACAGATGGTCGAGGAGAAGTGGCTCAGCGCGAACGGCGTGATCGGCTTCTGGCCGGCGGGTGCGGATGGAGATGACATCTGCATCTACGAAGACGAGGAGCGGACCAAGAAGATCGCCACGCTGCACACGCTTCGCCAGCAGATCGCCCGCGACCGCGAGCGCCCGAATGCGGCGCTGTCGGACTTCATCGCGCCGCTGGACGAGGGCGTGCCGGACTATATCGGCGGGTTCTGCGTCACCGCCGGTCTCGGCGAGGAGGAAGTGGCCGCCCGCTTCGACAAGGCGGACGACGACTATTCCAAGATCCTGTCCCAGTCGCTGGCCGACCGGCTCGCGGAGGCCTTCGCCGAGCACATGCACCAGCGCGTGCGCCGCGAATTCTGGGGCTATGCACCGGATGAGGACCTTTCCCCGGCCGATCTGATCTCGGAGAAATATCAGGGCATCCGCCCGGCGCCGGGCTACCCGGCCCAGCCGGACCACACCGAGAAGGCGACGCTGTTCGAGCTTCTCGACGCGGAGAAGGCGACGACCGTGAGGCTGACGGAATCCTACGCCATGTGGCCGGCCTCGTCGGTCTCCGGGCTCTATTTCGCACGGCCGGAGAGCTTCTATTTCGGCGTCGGCAAGATCGAGCGCGACCAGATCGAGGACTATGCCGCCCGCAAGGGCTGGAGCGTGGAGGAGGCCGAGCGCTGGCTCGCCCCGATCCTCAACTACCAGCCCGGCCGGATCAAAGAGGCGGCGGAGTAA
- a CDS encoding ArsR/SmtB family transcription factor, whose product MIVDSVIGLDQLVAGLRAAGEPTRLRILALLAGADLTVKDLTTILGQSQPRISRHLKLLTDAGLIVRAPEGAWAYYRLTEVDSGSRLADQLLLQLDPSDPVLARDRERLAAVQRAHAEAAAAYFAANAHAWDAIRTLHVPEDAVEAAMRRLVGAVPFRSMLDLGTGTGRMLELFQDLYERGLGVDASAAMLSVARMNLANAQIQHARVRQGDIFALAMPQESYDLVTLHQVLHYLEDPASAIEEAARVLRPGGRLLVVDFAPHDLEFLRSEHAHRRLGFSHDQVSAWLAQAGLETMVVEDLSPERASPADLTVTLWLGRDTRLQTADAETTERLETTG is encoded by the coding sequence ATGATCGTCGACAGTGTGATCGGTCTCGATCAGCTGGTCGCCGGCCTTAGGGCCGCAGGCGAGCCCACGCGCCTGCGCATTCTGGCGCTGCTGGCCGGGGCCGACCTGACGGTCAAGGATCTGACGACGATCCTCGGTCAGAGTCAGCCGCGCATCTCGCGGCATCTCAAGCTCCTGACCGATGCCGGTCTGATCGTCCGGGCTCCGGAAGGGGCCTGGGCCTACTACCGTCTGACGGAAGTGGATTCCGGCTCGCGTCTGGCCGATCAGCTGCTCCTGCAGCTGGATCCGTCCGACCCGGTTCTGGCGCGCGACAGGGAGCGCCTTGCGGCGGTCCAGCGCGCCCACGCCGAAGCGGCCGCAGCCTACTTTGCGGCGAACGCCCACGCGTGGGACGCGATCCGGACGCTGCACGTGCCGGAAGATGCCGTCGAAGCAGCGATGCGGCGCCTTGTGGGCGCCGTTCCGTTCCGCTCGATGCTCGATCTCGGCACCGGCACCGGCCGGATGCTGGAACTGTTTCAGGACCTCTACGAGCGCGGGCTCGGGGTCGACGCCAGCGCCGCCATGCTTTCGGTGGCGCGGATGAACCTGGCGAACGCGCAGATCCAACATGCGCGGGTCCGCCAGGGCGACATCTTCGCGCTCGCCATGCCGCAGGAGTCCTACGACCTCGTGACGCTGCACCAGGTCCTTCACTACCTGGAGGATCCGGCGAGCGCGATCGAGGAAGCGGCACGCGTTTTGCGGCCCGGCGGGCGATTGCTCGTGGTCGACTTCGCGCCGCACGACCTGGAGTTCCTGCGCTCCGAGCACGCCCATCGACGGCTCGGCTTCTCGCATGACCAGGTGTCCGCCTGGCTTGCCCAGGCCGGGCTCGAGACAATGGTGGTGGAGGATCTGTCTCCCGAACGGGCCTCTCCCGCCGACCTGACTGTAACCCTTTGGCTCGGTCGCGACACGCGCTTGCAGACCGCCGACGCCGAAACAACCGAAAGACTGGAGACCACCGGATGA
- a CDS encoding phosphoribosyl-ATP diphosphatase, with amino-acid sequence MSAFALEDLAAIVAARAEADPSESYTAKLAAKGRAHCARKFGEEAVEAIVAAGEGDLDGLRGEAADVLYHLLVLLKVAGVPYDEVVAELARRTGQTGLEEKASRPNP; translated from the coding sequence ATGAGCGCGTTCGCCCTGGAAGACCTGGCCGCGATCGTGGCCGCCCGGGCGGAGGCGGATCCTTCGGAGTCCTACACCGCAAAACTTGCGGCCAAGGGCCGGGCCCACTGCGCCCGCAAGTTCGGCGAGGAGGCGGTGGAGGCCATTGTCGCGGCGGGCGAAGGCGACCTCGACGGCTTGCGCGGCGAGGCCGCCGATGTTCTCTATCATCTGCTGGTTCTGCTAAAGGTTGCAGGCGTGCCCTATGACGAGGTCGTCGCCGAGCTCGCCCGCCGAACCGGCCAGACCGGCCTCGAAGAGAAGGCCTCGCGGCCCAACCCCTGA
- the hisF gene encoding imidazole glycerol phosphate synthase subunit HisF: MLKTRVIPCLDVHEGRVVKGVQFVDLVDAGDPVQAAIAYDSAGADELCFLDITASHEERSIILDVVRRTAEVCFMPVTVGGGVRSNDDIRQLLLAGADKVSINTAAVHDRQFVRRAAEKFGSQCIVVAIDAKRVNHPDEPPRWEVFTHGGRRSAKIDAIEYAREVEMLGAGEILLTSMDRDGTKDGYDIELTRAITDAVTIPVIASGGVGTLDHLVQGVRDGHASAVLAASIFHFGTYSIQEAKEAMAEAGIPVRLT, encoded by the coding sequence GTGCTGAAGACCCGCGTCATACCCTGTCTCGACGTCCACGAAGGGCGCGTGGTGAAGGGCGTCCAGTTCGTCGACCTGGTCGATGCCGGCGACCCCGTCCAGGCGGCGATCGCCTATGATTCCGCCGGCGCGGACGAGCTGTGCTTCCTCGACATCACGGCCAGCCACGAGGAGCGCTCGATTATCCTCGACGTGGTTCGGCGCACCGCCGAGGTCTGCTTCATGCCGGTGACGGTCGGCGGCGGCGTGCGCTCCAACGACGATATCCGCCAGCTGCTCCTGGCCGGCGCCGACAAGGTGTCCATCAACACCGCCGCCGTCCACGATCGCCAGTTCGTGCGCCGGGCGGCGGAAAAGTTCGGCAGCCAGTGCATCGTCGTGGCGATCGACGCCAAGCGCGTGAACCATCCCGACGAACCGCCGCGCTGGGAGGTGTTCACCCACGGCGGACGGCGCTCGGCGAAGATCGACGCCATCGAATATGCCCGGGAAGTCGAGATGCTCGGCGCGGGCGAGATCCTGCTGACCTCCATGGACCGGGACGGCACCAAGGACGGCTACGACATCGAGCTCACCCGGGCGATCACCGACGCCGTCACCATTCCCGTCATCGCGTCGGGCGGTGTCGGCACCCTCGATCATCTGGTCCAGGGTGTGCGCGACGGCCATGCCTCGGCGGTGCTCGCCGCCTCGATCTTCCATTTCGGCACCTACTCGATCCAGGAAGCCAAGGAAGCGATGGCGGAGGCCGGCATCCCGGTGCGGCTGACATGA
- the coaA gene encoding type I pantothenate kinase, producing MDTFNPMELSPYRVFSKAEWARLRADTPMTLSAEEVQQLQAYNDQVSLEEVEAIYLPLARLLSMYVEATQALHATTNRFLGRDDGQIPFVIGIAGSVAVGKSTTARLLQALLSRWPTSPTVDLVPTDGFLFPNAVLEAEGLMERKGFPESYDLKSLLAFLHDVKSGVASVEAPVYSHLTYDVVDGETIRVDRPDILILEGLNVLQTSRLSRESRGIPFVSDFFDYSIYIEADEEVLHRWYMERFMRLKGTRFHDPRSYFHKYADISDDEALTFANRLWNRINLVNLRENIRPTRPRADLILSKNAEHRIETVALRKI from the coding sequence ATGGACACCTTCAATCCGATGGAGCTTTCGCCTTACCGCGTCTTCTCAAAGGCTGAATGGGCGCGTCTGCGCGCCGACACGCCGATGACGCTCTCGGCGGAGGAAGTGCAGCAGCTTCAGGCCTACAACGACCAGGTCAGTCTGGAAGAGGTGGAGGCGATCTACCTTCCCCTGGCCCGGCTCCTGTCGATGTATGTGGAGGCGACCCAGGCCCTCCACGCCACCACCAACCGCTTTCTCGGCCGCGACGACGGACAGATCCCGTTCGTGATCGGCATTGCCGGGTCGGTCGCCGTGGGGAAGTCGACGACCGCCCGTCTCCTGCAGGCGCTCCTGTCGCGCTGGCCGACCAGCCCGACCGTCGACCTCGTGCCGACCGACGGCTTCCTGTTTCCCAACGCGGTTCTGGAAGCCGAAGGCCTGATGGAGCGCAAGGGCTTCCCGGAAAGCTACGACCTCAAGTCGCTGCTCGCCTTCCTGCATGACGTCAAATCCGGCGTCGCCAGCGTCGAGGCGCCGGTTTACTCGCATCTGACCTACGATGTGGTGGACGGCGAGACGATCCGGGTCGACCGGCCCGACATCCTCATCCTGGAGGGTCTGAACGTTCTGCAGACGAGCCGGCTCTCCCGCGAAAGCCGCGGCATCCCGTTCGTGTCGGACTTCTTCGACTACTCGATCTACATCGAGGCGGACGAAGAGGTGCTGCACCGCTGGTACATGGAACGGTTCATGCGCCTGAAGGGCACGCGCTTCCACGATCCGCGCTCCTATTTCCACAAATACGCCGACATCTCCGATGACGAGGCGCTCACCTTCGCCAACCGGCTGTGGAACCGGATCAACCTGGTGAATTTGCGCGAGAACATCCGCCCGACCCGCCCCCGCGCCGACCTGATCCTGTCCAAGAATGCCGAGCACCGGATCGAGACGGTCGCGCTTCGTAAGATCTGA
- a CDS encoding helix-turn-helix domain-containing protein, with the protein MRDLDIAEVAKRSGVPASTLRYYEEKGLITASGRRGLRRTFDPDVLERLALIALGRASGFALDEIGEMLGPDGRPAIDRTKLVAKADEIDARIRELTAMRDGLRHAAACSAPSHMECPTFRRIVKAAASGAIAAPDRRARSGR; encoded by the coding sequence GTGCGGGATCTGGATATCGCCGAGGTGGCGAAACGGTCGGGCGTGCCGGCCTCGACGCTGCGCTACTACGAGGAAAAGGGGCTGATCACGGCCTCGGGACGGCGCGGTCTGCGGCGCACGTTCGATCCGGACGTCCTGGAGCGGCTCGCGCTGATTGCCCTCGGCCGGGCGTCCGGGTTCGCCCTCGACGAGATCGGCGAAATGCTCGGCCCGGACGGGCGGCCGGCCATCGACCGGACGAAGCTCGTGGCCAAGGCGGACGAGATCGATGCCCGCATCCGCGAACTCACCGCAATGCGGGACGGGCTGCGCCACGCGGCCGCCTGTTCCGCTCCAAGCCACATGGAATGCCCGACCTTCCGCCGGATCGTGAAGGCGGCGGCCAGCGGGGCGATCGCCGCGCCCGATCGGCGGGCGCGGTCCGGGCGATAG